From Pagrus major chromosome 6, Pma_NU_1.0, one genomic window encodes:
- the c6h3orf18 gene encoding uncharacterized protein C3orf18 homolog — MAVTAAKTTAGFFPTPATATAVPFLSMSSSARDNVTSRTTLMTVTITTNETSFNATTFPETVIEGSGMGMVLVPFGIITVIGLAVAIMLYIRKRKRLEKLRHQLMPMYNFDPAEEQDDLLEQELLDHGREGSLTGPNAKTLTTSQGTTQRPSRLVFTDVAKALNA, encoded by the exons ATGGCTGTAACTGCGGCTAAGACAACTGCAGGGTTTTTCCCCACACCTGCCACAGCCACCGCGGTCCCCTTCCTCTCGATGAGCTCGAGCGCCAGAGACAATGTCACCTCCCGGACAACATTAATGACTGTTACTATAACGACAAACGAAACCAGCTTCAATGCCACCACGTTTCCAGAGACGGTGATCGAGGGCTCGGGGATGGGAATGGTGCTCGTACCCTTTGGCATCATCACTGTCATTGGCTTAGCGGTGGCAATT ATGCTGTATATTCGGAAACGGAAGCG GTTGGAGAAGCTGAGGCACCAGCTCATGCCCATGTATAACTTTGACCCGGCTGAAGAACAAGATGACCTGCTGGAACAGGAACTGCTGGACCACGGCCGGGAGGGCAGCCTCACAGGTCCCAATGCCAAG ACTCTCACAACTTCCCAGGGGACCACGCAGAGGCCCAGTCGTCTGGTCTTCACAGATGTCGCCAAAGCTCTCAACGCCTAA